In the Sinorhizobium arboris LMG 14919 genome, one interval contains:
- the yajC gene encoding preprotein translocase subunit YajC: MFITEAFAQTAAPGGGGADILMSILPFLLIFVVMYFLIIRPQRAQMKRREELLKNIRRGDQVVTGGGIVGKVTKVVDDAELEVEIAEGTKVRVVRSGVSEVRVKGEPVKE; this comes from the coding sequence ATGTTTATTACCGAAGCTTTCGCGCAGACGGCGGCCCCTGGGGGCGGCGGCGCCGATATTCTGATGTCCATCCTGCCATTCCTGCTGATCTTCGTGGTGATGTACTTCCTGATCATCCGGCCGCAGCGCGCGCAGATGAAGCGCCGCGAAGAACTCCTGAAGAACATCCGGCGCGGCGATCAGGTCGTCACCGGCGGCGGCATTGTCGGCAAGGTGACCAAGGTCGTCGACGATGCGGAGCTCGAGGTGGAGATCGCCGAGGGCACCAAAGTCCGCGTCGTCCGCAGCGGCGTGTCCGAAGTTCGCGTGAAGGGCGAGCCCGTCAAGGAGTAA
- the secDF gene encoding protein translocase subunit SecDF — protein MPRFSPFKNILIWLVVLAGFAFALPNVLSREQLADWPTWLPHRQVPLGLDLRGGSHIVLKVSREDIVAERLQSTIDAIADTLRQADIHYTGLSGSGQSLQFRLRDAAQAPAAREALKALSAPVQQGGFFGNSIQELVYEESATSDTLRLRLTNEGIDLRISAAVAQSVEVVRRRVGEVIAVAPVIERRGSDRLSVQVPGLDEPQRLKDLLGQRGDFALKWLDSSMPAQEAVDTRPPAGSEVLYSLDDPPIPYLVERRAFAAAPDFAEALPGFDPETSEPIVTARVAAEASARIAPFLQSDPRKQFAIVLDGQVVSTSVLDKALSGDTVRISGNLSEDGANDLAALMRAGPLPVSLTVIEERTVGPEDGADAVANGLTAGLIAAVAVAACMIGFYGFFGVVAVIAVIVNVVLIIAVLSVTGATLTLPGIAGIILTIGIAVDSNVLIYERLREEARSSDKPLRRALDSGFERVLRSIVDANLTIFIAGVILLYLGSGAIRGFAVTLAIGSITTILTAHSLTRRLVRGWYRRRRPHRLPRGIRTGFFSRADFRFMAIRNPVFILMTALSLASLVLLTSLGLNMGADFRGGSVIELRARAGVADVADIRARLDELNLGDVQIEELGSARDVLVRVPSQEAGDNAEQTAVGLVRAELEDEYVFRRVEVVGPGVSGELTRAGSIAVAAAVLAVLLYVWLRFGRRFAVGAIIATLHDVLLTLGFLVVTGIEFNLASIAALLTIVCYSLSDTMVIYDRVRENLVRYRRMPLSVLIDTSINQTLSRTVLTALTTLLALIALYLFGGSVLVQSFSATLIFGVLVGTVSSIYVAGPLLILFNRRNNRLGGTEDPTDGDASSETEAKGAV, from the coding sequence ATGCCCAGGTTTTCGCCGTTCAAGAACATTCTCATCTGGCTGGTCGTCCTTGCAGGATTCGCCTTCGCGCTACCGAATGTACTTTCCAGGGAACAGCTTGCCGACTGGCCGACCTGGCTGCCGCATCGGCAGGTGCCGCTCGGGCTCGACCTCAGGGGCGGCTCCCACATCGTCCTGAAGGTCAGCCGCGAAGACATCGTTGCGGAGCGCCTGCAATCGACCATCGATGCGATCGCCGATACGCTGAGACAGGCGGATATCCACTATACGGGGCTTTCCGGCAGCGGACAGAGCCTTCAGTTTCGGCTCCGCGATGCCGCGCAGGCGCCTGCCGCACGTGAAGCGCTGAAGGCCTTGTCCGCCCCCGTTCAACAGGGCGGCTTTTTCGGGAATTCCATTCAGGAACTGGTTTACGAGGAAAGCGCGACCAGCGATACGCTTAGGCTTCGCCTGACGAACGAGGGCATCGACCTCAGGATCTCCGCTGCCGTCGCCCAATCCGTCGAGGTCGTGCGCCGCCGCGTCGGCGAAGTCATTGCCGTTGCGCCGGTCATAGAGCGTCGCGGCAGCGACCGACTGAGCGTGCAGGTGCCCGGTCTGGACGAGCCGCAAAGATTGAAGGACCTCCTCGGGCAGCGAGGCGATTTCGCCCTGAAGTGGCTCGATTCCTCGATGCCGGCGCAAGAGGCCGTCGATACGAGGCCGCCTGCTGGGTCCGAGGTCCTCTATTCGCTCGACGATCCACCGATTCCCTACCTTGTCGAGAGACGCGCCTTTGCTGCGGCGCCGGACTTCGCCGAGGCATTACCGGGCTTCGATCCGGAAACGAGCGAACCTATAGTCACCGCCAGGGTTGCGGCCGAAGCATCCGCACGGATCGCGCCGTTCTTGCAGTCGGATCCGAGAAAGCAGTTCGCGATCGTGCTCGACGGGCAGGTTGTCTCGACGTCCGTTCTGGACAAAGCGCTCTCCGGTGACACGGTCCGGATTTCCGGAAATCTCTCGGAGGACGGAGCGAACGATCTTGCCGCTCTGATGCGTGCCGGCCCGCTTCCCGTTTCGCTCACCGTTATCGAGGAGCGTACCGTTGGCCCCGAGGACGGAGCCGACGCCGTTGCAAACGGCCTCACGGCCGGTCTGATCGCGGCCGTTGCCGTCGCAGCCTGCATGATCGGCTTCTACGGGTTCTTCGGGGTCGTCGCCGTCATTGCCGTGATCGTGAACGTCGTGCTTATTATCGCGGTCCTGTCCGTCACCGGCGCCACGCTGACATTGCCTGGAATTGCCGGGATCATCCTCACGATCGGAATTGCGGTCGACTCGAACGTTCTCATCTATGAGCGCCTCAGGGAAGAGGCGCGCAGCAGCGACAAGCCCTTACGAAGGGCGCTGGATAGCGGGTTCGAACGCGTCCTGAGAAGCATCGTCGACGCGAATCTGACCATATTCATCGCTGGCGTCATTCTCCTCTATCTTGGCTCAGGCGCTATCCGGGGCTTTGCGGTCACGCTCGCCATCGGCAGCATCACCACCATTCTGACGGCGCACAGCCTGACACGCAGGCTTGTTCGCGGGTGGTATCGCCGCCGCCGGCCGCACCGGCTGCCGCGTGGCATTCGGACGGGTTTTTTCAGCCGGGCGGACTTCCGTTTCATGGCGATCCGCAATCCGGTCTTCATTCTGATGACGGCATTGTCGCTTGCTTCGCTGGTTCTCCTGACGAGTCTCGGTCTCAACATGGGAGCAGATTTCAGGGGGGGCTCCGTCATCGAGTTGCGGGCGCGTGCCGGCGTCGCCGATGTAGCCGATATTCGTGCGCGGCTGGACGAATTGAACCTCGGAGACGTGCAAATCGAGGAGCTTGGTTCGGCACGCGACGTTCTCGTCCGTGTCCCGTCGCAGGAAGCCGGCGACAATGCCGAGCAGACAGCCGTCGGCCTGGTGCGCGCCGAACTAGAGGACGAGTATGTCTTCCGGCGTGTGGAGGTGGTCGGACCCGGTGTGTCCGGCGAGCTGACGCGGGCAGGATCGATCGCCGTTGCCGCGGCGGTGCTGGCCGTTCTGCTTTACGTCTGGCTTCGGTTCGGCCGGCGGTTTGCCGTAGGAGCCATTATAGCGACGTTGCACGATGTTCTGCTGACGCTGGGTTTCCTCGTCGTGACAGGTATTGAATTCAATCTCGCCAGTATTGCAGCGCTGCTGACGATCGTGTGCTATTCGCTGAGCGACACCATGGTGATTTATGATCGAGTGCGGGAGAACCTGGTGCGCTATCGAAGGATGCCGCTTTCGGTCCTGATCGACACCTCGATCAACCAGACCCTGTCGCGGACCGTCCTGACCGCCTTGACGACACTCCTTGCTCTCATTGCACTATACCTGTTCGGGGGCAGCGTCCTTGTTCAGTCCTTCAGCGCGACACTCATATTCGGTGTGCTTGTGGGTACCGTTTCGTCGATCTATGTCGCAGGGCCGTTGCTCATTCTCTTCAATCGACGAAACAATCGCCTTGGAGGCACAGAGGACCCGACCGACGGGGATGCCTCGTCGGAGACGGAAGCGAAGGGTGCGGTGTGA
- a CDS encoding Mth938-like domain-containing protein, translating to MAKGIEMREAHFPGRAPVDAYGNGGFRFADMSHRGSVLMLPSGIYAWDVAEGDVLAVAKFRRVFEEALQIEVLLVGTGREIRPLPADLKAALRAANISSDPMSTGAAVRTYNVMLAESRAVAAALIAV from the coding sequence ATGGCAAAAGGGATCGAAATGCGTGAAGCGCACTTTCCGGGACGCGCGCCCGTCGACGCCTACGGCAATGGCGGCTTCCGTTTCGCCGACATGTCGCATCGCGGCTCGGTTCTGATGCTGCCGTCCGGAATATACGCGTGGGACGTGGCGGAAGGCGACGTGCTCGCGGTCGCGAAATTCCGGCGTGTCTTCGAGGAGGCTCTCCAGATCGAGGTGCTGCTCGTCGGCACAGGCCGGGAAATCCGTCCCTTGCCGGCAGACCTGAAGGCGGCGCTGCGGGCGGCCAACATCTCGTCCGATCCGATGAGCACCGGGGCGGCGGTGCGGACCTATAACGTGATGCTGGCGGAATCACGCGCCGTCGCCGCGGCATTGATTGCGGTGTGA
- a CDS encoding phytoene/squalene synthase family protein: MQQSDDQILATLRDTDRDRYLACLLSPSEKQHALAALYAFYAEIARVRDMVKEPLPGEIRLQWWRDLLDNEQSDGAGHPLAEALLRCIRQHHLPVRVLQDMIDARIFDLYDDPMQDREALEGYAGETASALIQLSSLILDPDNAAQSAYAAGHAGVAQTIAGLLLLFPVHVRRGQVYFPAELLGATGLDAEKLLAGTDEVAIERAVRAFCGLGRDHLAKAREGAGSISARNFSAFLPVALAEPVFDRAEAAGARILRQPLQPPQWRRQWRMWRASRSRRF; this comes from the coding sequence GTGCAACAGTCCGATGACCAGATTCTCGCAACCTTGCGGGACACCGACCGCGACCGCTATCTTGCCTGTCTGCTTTCTCCGTCAGAGAAACAGCATGCGCTTGCGGCGCTTTATGCCTTTTACGCAGAGATCGCACGTGTCCGAGATATGGTGAAGGAGCCGCTGCCCGGCGAAATCCGGCTGCAATGGTGGCGAGACCTTCTCGACAATGAGCAGTCGGACGGTGCGGGGCATCCGCTGGCTGAAGCGCTGCTGCGTTGCATCCGCCAGCATCACCTTCCTGTTCGCGTTCTGCAGGACATGATCGATGCTCGGATTTTCGATCTTTACGACGACCCGATGCAGGACAGGGAGGCACTGGAGGGCTATGCCGGAGAAACCGCATCGGCGCTTATTCAGCTGTCGTCACTCATCCTGGATCCCGACAATGCGGCACAATCCGCATACGCAGCCGGCCATGCCGGGGTCGCCCAGACGATTGCCGGTCTCCTGCTGTTGTTCCCGGTTCACGTCCGGCGTGGCCAGGTCTATTTTCCCGCCGAACTCTTGGGCGCAACGGGGCTCGACGCTGAAAAGCTGCTCGCCGGCACGGATGAGGTCGCGATCGAAAGAGCCGTTCGCGCTTTCTGCGGACTGGGACGCGACCATCTCGCCAAGGCACGTGAAGGCGCGGGTTCGATCTCAGCCCGGAATTTCTCCGCTTTCCTTCCCGTCGCGCTAGCCGAGCCGGTGTTCGATCGGGCGGAGGCTGCCGGAGCGCGAATCCTTCGTCAACCGCTGCAACCGCCGCAATGGCGGCGGCAGTGGCGTATGTGGCGAGCGAGTCGGAGTAGGCGGTTTTAA
- the trmFO gene encoding methylenetetrahydrofolate--tRNA-(uracil(54)-C(5))-methyltransferase (FADH(2)-oxidizing) TrmFO: protein MNKTTSSYSPVHVIGGGLAGSEAAWQIAEAGVPVILHEMRGVRGTDAHKTDRLAELVCSNSFRSDDATSNAVGVLHAEMRLAGSLIMRCADLNQVPAGGALAVDREGFAQAVSTAIADHPLITVLREEIRGLPPRDWDLAIIATGPLTAPDLAEAIRAETGADALAFFDAIAPIVHTDTIDMDICWHQSRYDKVGPGGTGKDYINCPLTQEQYDAFVDALIAGDKTGFKEWEGTPYFDGCLPIEVMAERGRETLRHGPMKPMGLTNAHNPSVKPYAVVQLRQDNALGTLYNMVGFQTKLKYGAQGEVFRMIPGLQNAEFARLGGLHRNTYINSPILLDHSLTLKSRPGLRFAGQITGCEGYVESASIGLLAGRFAAAERKGASPVLPPVSTAFGALLNHITGGHIVSDDEPGKRSFQPMNINFGLFPPLEPGALTKPEGAKRFRGKEKALAKKQAMASRALSDCASWLEKIS, encoded by the coding sequence ATGAACAAAACGACATCCTCCTATTCGCCTGTCCACGTCATCGGCGGCGGCCTCGCCGGGTCGGAAGCCGCCTGGCAGATCGCCGAAGCGGGCGTGCCGGTCATCCTGCATGAAATGCGCGGTGTGCGCGGCACGGATGCGCATAAGACCGACAGGCTCGCCGAACTCGTCTGCTCCAACTCTTTCCGCTCGGACGATGCGACCAGCAATGCCGTCGGCGTGCTGCACGCGGAGATGCGCCTTGCGGGTTCGCTCATCATGCGATGCGCCGATTTGAACCAGGTGCCGGCAGGCGGCGCACTTGCCGTCGATCGCGAAGGATTCGCCCAGGCTGTCAGCACAGCGATCGCAGACCATCCGCTGATCACGGTTCTGCGGGAAGAGATCCGCGGTCTGCCGCCGAGGGACTGGGACCTCGCCATCATTGCAACGGGTCCGCTTACAGCACCGGATCTCGCCGAGGCTATTCGCGCAGAAACCGGCGCGGACGCCCTCGCCTTCTTCGACGCCATAGCACCGATCGTTCACACCGATACGATCGACATGGATATCTGCTGGCATCAATCGCGTTACGACAAGGTCGGCCCGGGCGGCACGGGAAAAGATTATATCAACTGCCCCCTCACGCAGGAGCAGTATGACGCCTTCGTCGACGCGCTCATTGCCGGCGACAAGACCGGCTTCAAGGAATGGGAAGGCACACCCTATTTCGACGGATGCCTTCCGATCGAAGTGATGGCCGAACGCGGCCGCGAGACCCTGCGTCATGGACCGATGAAGCCGATGGGCCTCACCAACGCCCATAATCCTTCGGTAAAGCCCTATGCCGTCGTGCAGCTTCGCCAGGACAACGCGCTCGGTACGCTCTACAACATGGTCGGATTCCAGACGAAACTGAAATATGGCGCACAGGGGGAAGTCTTCCGGATGATCCCGGGGCTCCAGAACGCCGAGTTTGCAAGGCTCGGCGGCCTCCACCGCAACACCTATATCAACTCGCCGATCCTGCTCGATCATTCGCTGACCCTTAAGTCGCGGCCGGGACTGCGTTTCGCCGGCCAGATAACCGGCTGCGAGGGCTATGTAGAAAGCGCGAGCATCGGCCTCCTGGCCGGCCGCTTCGCCGCGGCGGAACGCAAAGGCGCGTCTCCCGTCCTGCCGCCGGTGTCCACGGCCTTCGGTGCTCTCCTCAACCACATCACCGGCGGCCACATCGTCTCCGATGACGAACCGGGCAAGCGCTCGTTCCAGCCGATGAACATCAATTTCGGGCTGTTTCCGCCGCTGGAGCCCGGCGCGCTCACAAAACCGGAGGGTGCCAAACGCTTTCGCGGCAAGGAAAAGGCGCTGGCGAAGAAGCAGGCAATGGCGTCAAGGGCGCTGAGCGACTGCGCAAGCTGGCTCGAAAAGATCTCCTGA
- a CDS encoding DUF1127 domain-containing protein, with protein sequence MNPIRIAKSWINYRRTVAELGSLSNHALNDIGITRYDIRNIAARSFR encoded by the coding sequence ATGAACCCGATTCGCATTGCAAAAAGCTGGATCAATTACCGCCGCACCGTTGCCGAGCTGGGCAGCCTTTCGAACCACGCTCTGAACGATATCGGCATCACCCGCTACGACATCCGCAACATCGCGGCCCGCTCCTTCCGCTAA
- a CDS encoding DUF1127 domain-containing protein produces MNLARSFNNWRKYRQTCNELGRMSDRELTDLGIGRADIPYVARQAIK; encoded by the coding sequence GCACGTTCTTTCAACAACTGGCGCAAGTATCGTCAGACCTGCAACGAACTCGGCCGCATGAGCGATCGTGAACTGACCGATCTCGGGATCGGCCGCGCAGACATCCCCTACGTTGCCCGTCAGGCAATCAAGTAA